One segment of Fibrobacter sp. UWB11 DNA contains the following:
- a CDS encoding C13 family peptidase, which yields MPRNSLLSLLFVTLLCLCACSDNSFSAKSDVNTQKFKVAVMATTSEMPRWKRSAEWALENIEKAQAGLDQKVKLQLEFKNQDDADIDSYMEKIAHDTDYVAIVGPTQSDKAYRMAELLKQSTKPILSPKSSNVEYQRTFANMPNLWNLVENDFMLIESAFSHLASFSIGAFAEKLELTLLAPSSELNGNLVSSYVDWLGFMAEEFDLKIDRIFLYNDETELRTLVQNYLDRKNQYSVLLFEPYNDKMALAFDDELYRQDVVSRGGIRVICSSNFVSDSIVNKLHYDFYRGFDLYARPESGFAQAYHEHFNEGILNGEAHFFDALYILAYAASYSISSGLELNESIRAVLEGRDGVGGDWMVAGMQENFLALQNGHLPDLAGVSSSWTFQNRDNSVSGSVYRGWNIANHKYVTNDFTSNDNSKHSVNPQDNWLEIFKANVDTSFFNNADTNISYADVSKRWALLVAASSGWANYRFQADIFAFYQKLKKMGYDDDHIIVIAEDDLVNHEQNPYPGELFVRLDGGNVYEPNVIDYKLSSLDPQKMKDVLTGKSSKSLPKVIQAKSTDNVFVFWSGHGIPGYLEYGKNKISYEQIISLIKQIPHRKVLVAVEACYSGGLGETAEQAKLPGIIFLTAASPYETSKADERNEEMGVYLTNSFTRGFTELLNEAPDASLRDMYIEIASKISGSHVQLYNVKNYGNIYKETMGEFFVIK from the coding sequence ATGCCAAGAAATAGTCTTCTTTCGTTATTGTTTGTTACATTGCTTTGTCTTTGTGCGTGCTCCGACAATTCATTCTCGGCCAAGTCCGATGTCAATACGCAAAAGTTTAAAGTCGCCGTCATGGCAACGACTTCTGAAATGCCCCGCTGGAAACGCAGTGCCGAGTGGGCTTTGGAAAATATTGAAAAAGCTCAGGCAGGACTTGACCAAAAAGTAAAACTACAGCTGGAATTTAAAAACCAGGATGATGCCGATATCGACTCCTACATGGAAAAGATTGCGCACGACACGGACTATGTGGCCATTGTTGGCCCTACACAATCAGACAAGGCGTACCGCATGGCGGAACTTTTGAAACAAAGCACAAAACCGATTTTATCACCGAAGTCCTCGAATGTGGAATACCAGCGAACCTTTGCCAATATGCCGAACCTGTGGAACTTAGTCGAAAATGATTTTATGCTGATAGAATCGGCATTCTCGCATTTGGCGAGCTTTTCAATAGGTGCGTTTGCAGAAAAATTAGAGCTTACACTTTTGGCGCCTTCTAGCGAATTGAACGGGAACCTTGTCAGTTCTTATGTGGACTGGCTTGGCTTTATGGCCGAAGAATTTGACTTGAAAATTGATAGGATTTTCCTTTATAATGACGAGACTGAATTGAGAACGCTTGTGCAAAATTATCTGGACCGTAAAAACCAGTACAGCGTTCTGCTGTTTGAGCCTTACAATGACAAAATGGCACTTGCCTTTGATGATGAGCTATATCGACAAGATGTGGTTTCACGCGGAGGAATTCGCGTGATATGTTCCAGCAACTTCGTCTCAGATTCTATCGTGAATAAACTTCACTATGATTTTTACCGAGGTTTTGATTTATACGCAAGGCCCGAATCGGGTTTTGCTCAAGCTTATCATGAACACTTCAACGAAGGAATCCTCAATGGCGAGGCTCATTTCTTTGACGCCCTGTATATCTTAGCATATGCAGCTTCTTATTCCATTTCGTCGGGTCTAGAGTTGAACGAATCCATTAGAGCGGTGCTAGAAGGAAGAGATGGTGTCGGTGGCGATTGGATGGTTGCAGGAATGCAGGAAAACTTCTTGGCGCTGCAAAACGGCCACTTGCCTGATTTAGCGGGTGTGTCAAGTTCATGGACTTTCCAAAATAGGGACAACAGCGTAAGCGGTTCCGTATATCGTGGGTGGAATATTGCTAATCATAAATATGTGACAAATGATTTTACCAGCAACGATAATTCAAAGCATTCGGTGAATCCGCAGGACAATTGGCTGGAAATTTTTAAAGCCAATGTGGATACGAGTTTTTTCAATAATGCGGATACGAATATTTCTTATGCAGATGTTTCAAAACGCTGGGCACTTTTGGTGGCGGCATCTTCTGGCTGGGCAAATTACCGTTTTCAAGCAGACATCTTTGCCTTTTACCAAAAACTCAAAAAAATGGGTTACGATGACGATCACATTATCGTGATTGCCGAAGACGATCTTGTGAATCATGAACAGAACCCCTACCCCGGAGAATTATTTGTCCGCTTAGATGGCGGCAACGTGTATGAGCCCAACGTGATTGATTACAAATTAAGTTCACTTGATCCACAAAAAATGAAGGATGTTCTAACAGGGAAATCAAGCAAAAGTTTACCCAAGGTGATTCAGGCCAAATCAACTGACAATGTTTTTGTATTCTGGAGTGGACACGGAATTCCTGGTTATTTGGAATATGGCAAAAATAAAATCAGTTACGAACAGATTATTTCTCTGATAAAACAGATTCCGCACCGCAAGGTACTAGTTGCCGTAGAAGCCTGCTATAGTGGAGGTCTCGGAGAAACAGCGGAACAAGCAAAGCTCCCTGGTATCATTTTTTTGACTGCGGCATCACCTTATGAAACAAGCAAGGCCGATGAACGAAACGAAGAAATGGGAGTCTACTTGACTAACAGTTTTACTCGTGGCTTTACGGAGCTATTGAATGAAGCGCCCGACGCCTCCTTAAGAGATATGTATATCGAGATTGCAAGTAAGATTTCAGGTTCTCACGTACAACTGTATAACGTAAAAAATTACGGAAACATCTATAAAGAAACGATGGGCGAATTTTTTGTGATAAAATAA
- a CDS encoding HAD-IIA family hydrolase gives MELLETEIYLRYKQIIESQTAYSLTCHPGLVPGSPFHRENESVQPRHVHMADLLDHYDVFCFDGYGTLYNRDRFVYPGAMEWFLSLRRAGKHLRLVTNAASDVDEVLARDADKRGFDFSTEETISSGSLLRNLVEQLRRGETVAKPLELRELYYIGRETGKNVLAKCGITAVPMDAEPAEPIVAISSAKDTPETYAQAVKILQKPCAILLVLNSDAWAPKIPDENGMTLREPVSGALSERLRRDSACDANGGEGCVTFYLGKPFPAIWERVKASLPAGSRVLMIGDTLGTDVYGAKIAGFDSALVVGRNVPAAELDADEVALGIRPDYYLEP, from the coding sequence ATGGAACTGTTAGAAACAGAAATCTACCTGCGTTACAAGCAAATTATTGAATCGCAAACGGCATATTCCCTTACATGTCATCCCGGACTTGTTCCGGGATCGCCTTTTCATCGCGAAAATGAAAGTGTTCAACCACGTCATGTTCACATGGCGGATTTGCTAGACCATTACGACGTTTTTTGCTTTGATGGCTATGGCACTCTCTACAATCGCGATAGATTTGTTTATCCCGGTGCAATGGAATGGTTTCTGTCGCTCCGCCGTGCAGGTAAACATCTCCGATTGGTGACGAACGCAGCCTCTGATGTCGATGAAGTCTTGGCTCGCGATGCGGACAAGCGCGGTTTCGATTTTTCGACGGAAGAAACGATTTCATCGGGAAGTTTGTTGCGGAACCTTGTAGAGCAATTGCGTCGAGGTGAAACTGTCGCGAAGCCGCTAGAACTGCGCGAACTCTATTACATCGGTCGCGAGACGGGCAAGAATGTTCTTGCTAAATGCGGAATCACAGCTGTCCCGATGGATGCGGAACCCGCTGAGCCGATTGTTGCTATTTCGTCTGCGAAAGATACGCCAGAAACGTATGCACAAGCGGTCAAGATTTTGCAGAAGCCGTGCGCTATTTTGCTCGTGCTCAATTCAGATGCGTGGGCTCCGAAAATTCCAGATGAAAACGGCATGACATTGCGCGAACCAGTTTCTGGTGCGTTGAGTGAACGTTTGCGCCGCGATTCCGCTTGCGATGCGAATGGGGGAGAAGGCTGTGTGACTTTCTATTTAGGCAAGCCTTTCCCTGCAATTTGGGAACGTGTAAAAGCTTCGCTTCCGGCGGGCTCTCGCGTGCTGATGATTGGCGATACGCTTGGAACAGATGTGTATGGTGCAAAAATTGCGGGCTTTGATAGTGCTCTTGTTGTGGGGCGAAATGTGCCTGCCGCAGAATTAGATGCAGACGAAGTTGCGCTTGGAATCAGGCCTGATTATTATTTGGAACCGTAA